The Microscilla marina ATCC 23134 genome contains the following window.
TGAAGGTGGATGGGACTTTATGAGTACTGTTCTTATCTGTTTAATTCTTGGTTTGGCTGTAGCGCTTGAAAAAATAATTAGCTTAAGTCTGGCTACTACTAACACCAAAAAACTGGTCAAAAAAGTGGAAGATGCTTTGAACAGTGGTGGTGTAGAAAAAGCTAAAGAAGTAACCCGTAATACCCGTGGTCCTGTAGCTTCTATCTTTACCCAAGGTTTGATGCGTATCAGTGAAGGTATCGACATGGTAGAAAAGTCTGTCATCTCTTATGGATCTGTTGAAATGGGTAAATTGGAAAAAGGTATAAGCTGGATTTCTCTATTTATCGCATTGGCTCCTATGTTAGGATTTATGGGAACTGTAATTGGTATGATTGACGCCTTTGACCAAATTCAGGCAGCAGGTGATGTATCTCCTCAAATTGTGGCTGGTGGTATCAAAGTAGCATTGATTACTACTGTATCTGGTTTGATTGTGGCGATTATTCTCCAAATCTTCTATAACTACATCGTTAGTAAAGTAGATTCAA
Protein-coding sequences here:
- a CDS encoding MotA/TolQ/ExbB proton channel family protein, which produces MKKLFALLMVVGALMFGLSSSAISQNDTTSGKDTTQTATDTTKQESTTKSEPVVPSEEKKVEKEKQPFHQVVKTKFIEGGWDFMSTVLICLILGLAVALEKIISLSLATTNTKKLVKKVEDALNSGGVEKAKEVTRNTRGPVASIFTQGLMRISEGIDMVEKSVISYGSVEMGKLEKGISWISLFIALAPMLGFMGTVIGMIDAFDQIQAAGDVSPQIVAGGIKVALITTVSGLIVAIILQIFYNYIVSKVDSIVNQMEEASIALIDVLVQHKVRSEQ